The following proteins are encoded in a genomic region of Mesotoga sp. UBA6090:
- a CDS encoding BMP family lipoprotein, with protein sequence MKLRLLLVFSLILMIALPVMAMKVIMVTDVGGLGDKSFNDGTWEGIVKASDFLGLEREVVQSKEQADYIPNLSNAAKEADIIFGVGFMMADALYKVAPQFPDTYFIGIDIDPIENMPNNVATYLFKEQEGAFLVGYVVAAMTKTNMVGFVGGLPIPPVERFRYGYEAGIRVYEELHGKTISMLQGYTMDFNDPKKGKDLALAQFAEGADIVFHAAGACGNGVIEAAAEKGEGFFAVGVDVDQDYMAPGRVLTSSVKRVDMASYQAVMSIALGTFESGTKTLGIKDEGVGISPMTYTKDVVGPVILSEVEFLRGLLKSGAFIVPDTQEKLDAFVVPEITLP encoded by the coding sequence ATGAAACTAAGATTATTGCTGGTGTTCTCACTGATTCTCATGATTGCCCTCCCAGTAATGGCAATGAAGGTAATCATGGTTACTGACGTCGGCGGACTTGGAGACAAGTCTTTTAACGACGGAACATGGGAAGGAATTGTCAAGGCTTCTGATTTCCTTGGATTGGAAAGGGAAGTAGTTCAATCCAAAGAGCAGGCCGACTACATACCGAATCTATCCAACGCCGCAAAGGAAGCAGACATCATTTTCGGAGTCGGTTTCATGATGGCCGATGCGCTTTACAAGGTTGCTCCTCAGTTTCCAGACACCTACTTCATCGGTATCGACATCGATCCGATCGAGAATATGCCAAACAACGTGGCAACATATCTATTCAAAGAACAAGAAGGGGCTTTCCTAGTAGGCTATGTAGTAGCCGCTATGACTAAGACAAACATGGTAGGGTTCGTTGGAGGTCTCCCAATTCCTCCGGTCGAAAGATTCCGCTACGGCTATGAGGCCGGGATCAGGGTTTACGAAGAGCTTCACGGAAAGACCATAAGCATGCTTCAGGGATACACTATGGACTTCAACGATCCAAAGAAGGGTAAGGATCTCGCTCTCGCCCAGTTCGCAGAAGGAGCTGACATTGTCTTCCACGCGGCAGGTGCATGTGGAAACGGAGTAATTGAAGCCGCTGCTGAAAAGGGCGAAGGCTTCTTTGCAGTAGGAGTTGACGTTGATCAGGACTATATGGCTCCTGGAAGAGTTCTTACCAGTTCAGTAAAGAGAGTCGACATGGCTTCTTATCAGGCCGTAATGAGCATTGCCCTCGGTACTTTCGAATCCGGCACGAAGACCCTCGGTATTAAGGACGAAGGTGTTGGAATCAGCCCTATGACTTATACTAAGGATGTTGTAGGACCAGTTATCCTTTCCGAAGTTGAATTCCTAAGAGGTCTTCTTAAGTCTGGAGCATTTATTGTTCCAGATACACAGGAAAAGCTGGATGCATTCGTTGTCCCAGAAATAACCCTTCCGTAA